CAATCGTTATCGCATTGTGGTTTTATATAGGTCACTATTTGTTGGTGGGCTGTGTGGGTTTCAATATAACCGATAGGCTGATTATTTAGGTTTGCATCTACAAATTGAAGTAGGGCTGATTCTGATGTTGAGAAGTCTAAATTTGCTTTATGGAAAGAAAAATGGAAAGTTTTTGTTTTTCCATAAATAGGTTTATTAAATTCAATGCGAATATGGTTTTCGCCATTCAATATTACTTTTTTTGATAAAAGCTGTTTTAACGAAAAAGGCGAAACCTCTATGGATACATTGGCAGGATTTTGTGTGTTTTGAGTTAATTTGAGCTGTTGAATATTCAGTGAATGAAGTGCGGTATTACCATACAAAAGAGGCAAAAAATTAAATTTAGCTTCAATTTTTTGAGCTGAAAATTGCGTAGTTTTTATATTTTCAAGGGAAAGTGCGGGAGAAAATAATGATAAATTGACGGATTGAACGGCAATGTTTTGTTGTGCCAGTTGTTCACTAATGGAACTTTGCACTCGATAAAGTTGAATATATAAAAAAGAAAAGATCGCCAAAGCGACGATCCCTACGACAAGCACGAACTTTTTCATTGATTATTCCTTGTCTTCGTCAATTCGACTGGCTACCGCACTTTGTTGATTTTTATATTTTGCATCTTTGCGGCTACTGTATGGTCGTTTTGCTTCGCCACTTAATACTTCAAAACTTAACGCACCAATGACCATATTTGGGCGTAATGCTAATGGTAATTTCCCTGAATTATAAAATTCCAGCACGATTTTTCCTTCCCAACCTGGGTCAATGCGGTGTGCTGTGACGTGTACCATTAAGCCTAAACGGGCTAAAGAAGAACGACCATCTAACCAACCGATAATATTGGCGGGTAATTTCACGGATTCAAGTGTTGTTGCTAACGCTAAAGTACCAGGATGCAAGAAAAATGCTTCCCCCTCTGGAATAATAATTTCATCGCTCATTACCGATTCAAGCTGGGCGGATACTTCTTCTTTCGGGCCACTTAAATCAATAAAAGGCGCAGAATGTTCACGAAATACACGGAAAGAATTACCCAAGCGAACATCAATCGTCGCACCGTTGATTTTGTCATTATTTGGACGAGGTGTTAAAGAAATAATGCCATCATCGAGATAGCGTTCAATATCAGTATCGCAAAGACGCATAAGATTTCCTATTTTTGATTCAATAAATGAAGAATTTGAGCTTTTAACATATTGATTGCAATGCGGTTTTTGCCACCGCGAGGAATGACAATATCCGCATATTGTTTAGACGGCTCAATAAATTGTAAGAACATTGGACGCACGGTTGCACGATATTGATCAATCACCGATTGTAGAGAGCGACCACGTTCTTCCATATCGCGTTGTAAACGGCGGATGAAGCAAATATCAAGTGGTGTGTCTACGAATACAGAAATATCGGCTAATTGACGTACTCTTTCGTCTGTGAGCAATAAAATCCCTTCTAAAATTACGATTCGTTTTGGTGTGAAATGCGTTGTTTCGTTGGTGCGAGTATGTTCTACATAGCTATAAACAGGCACATCTACGGCACTGCCATTTTTTAGATTTTTTAAATGTTGGATAAGTAAATCGCGATCCATAGAGTTTGGATGATCGTAATTCGTTTTTACGCGCTCAGTCATTTCTAAATGACTTTGATCTTTATAGTAACTGTCTTCAGTAATGATACCAATTTCTTGGCAGCCTAATTCATTGCAGAGTTCTTTGTGAACGGTGGAAGCGATAGAACTTTTGCCTGATGCAGATGCACCTGTGATGGCGATAATGATACAAGAGGGATTTGACATAATCGTGTTTCGATGTAAGGAAAATTCGTGCAATTATAAAGAAAAGTGCGGTGAATTTCACGTTTATTTTTTTATCCAAATTTCAAAAAGTGTGAGCTTCATCACGGTATTATTTCTATTTTTCAAGTAGGATTCGAGCATCCTATCCAATAAGGAGTATGTATTATGAAATTCAACAAAATTTCTCTTTCTGTTTCTACCGCACTTTTAGCAGCAGGATTGGCTATTTCTGGTTCTGCTAACGCTAAAGGTCGTTTAGTTGTTTACTGTAGTGCCACCAATATTTTGTGCGAAACCACCACGAAAGCGTTCGGCGAAAAATATGATGTGAAAACATCCTTTATTCGTAATGGTTCAGGCAGTACTTTTGCCAAAGTTGAAGCTGAAAAAAATAACCCTCAAGCGGATGTTTGGTTCGGCGGTACTTTTGACCCTCAAGCTCAAGCTGCAGAATTAGGCTTAATTGAGCCTTATAAATCCAAACACATTGATGAAATCGTAGAACGTTTCCGTGATCCTGCGAAAACCAAAGGTCACTATGTTTCCTCAATCTATATGGGAATCTTAGGTTTCGGTGTGAATACTGAACGTTTGGCAAAATTAGGCATTAAAGAAGTGCCAAAATGCTGGAAAGACCTAACAGATCCGCGCTTAAAAGGCGAAGTTCAAATTGCAGACCCTCAAAGTGCGGGTACTGCTTATACCGCATTGGCAACTTTCGTCCAATTATGGGGCGAAAAAGAGGCATTCGATTTCCTAAAAGCGTTACATCCTAATGTTTCTCAATATACCAAATCGGGTATCACGCCATCACGTAACTCTGCGCGTGGCGAAGCGACAATTGGGGTAGGTTTCTTACACGATTATGCTTTAGAAAAACGCAATGGTGCGCCATTAGAATTAGTTGTGCCGTGTGAAGGAACGGGCTATGAATTAGGTGGTGTGAGTATCTTAAAAGGTGCGCGTAATATTGATAATGCAAAATTATTCGTCGATTGGGCGTTATCAAAAGAAGGTCAAGAATTAGCTTGGAAACAAGGGGATTCGTTACAAATCTTAACTAACACGACTGCAGAACAATCGCCAACTGCATTTGATCCAAATAAACTTAAATTAATCAATTATGACTTTGAAAAATACGGTGCAACAGAACAACGCAAAGCCTTAATTGAAAAATGGGTACAAGAAGTTAAATTAGCGAAATAGTTTTCGTGATAATCATAGCCGTGGGTAAGTATACCCACGGCTAATTATCGTAATAGTAGTTCCCCTTTGGGGAACAGCTTTTTACTCCCCGATAGGGGAGTTTCTGTAATTATCCTAGGGCCTACTTACCCTAGGCGAAA
The Haemophilus influenzae DNA segment above includes these coding regions:
- the udk gene encoding uridine kinase, which translates into the protein MSNPSCIIIAITGASASGKSSIASTVHKELCNELGCQEIGIITEDSYYKDQSHLEMTERVKTNYDHPNSMDRDLLIQHLKNLKNGSAVDVPVYSYVEHTRTNETTHFTPKRIVILEGILLLTDERVRQLADISVFVDTPLDICFIRRLQRDMEERGRSLQSVIDQYRATVRPMFLQFIEPSKQYADIVIPRGGKNRIAINMLKAQILHLLNQK
- a CDS encoding AsmA-like C-terminal region-containing protein — translated: MKKFVLVVGIVALAIFSFLYIQLYRVQSSISEQLAQQNIAVQSVNLSLFSPALSLENIKTTQFSAQKIEAKFNFLPLLYGNTALHSLNIQQLKLTQNTQNPANVSIEVSPFSLKQLLSKKVILNGENHIRIEFNKPIYGKTKTFHFSFHKANLDFSTSESALLQFVDANLNNQPIGYIETHTAHQQIVTYIKPQCDNDCLAVLKYQQIGNQSAVNFSGKTFPVKRLFALLNLPEVLSGHADFDLDFSFSSSSLIQGKLNFLAQNGEILGVNLLDMVAQYFPINYNNDLLKNKELNTRFEQFHLQLFLQQNQLIAEKIELKTPALLGQGKGIIDLNRMECNVDINLNSTDQRYQNLTLPINFFGNCNSPQYKINFTKKFRHQLIDAIKEKLR
- the dcd gene encoding dCTP deaminase, with product MRLCDTDIERYLDDGIISLTPRPNNDKINGATIDVRLGNSFRVFREHSAPFIDLSGPKEEVSAQLESVMSDEIIIPEGEAFFLHPGTLALATTLESVKLPANIIGWLDGRSSLARLGLMVHVTAHRIDPGWEGKIVLEFYNSGKLPLALRPNMVIGALSFEVLSGEAKRPYSSRKDAKYKNQQSAVASRIDEDKE
- a CDS encoding ABC transporter substrate-binding protein, which translates into the protein MKFNKISLSVSTALLAAGLAISGSANAKGRLVVYCSATNILCETTTKAFGEKYDVKTSFIRNGSGSTFAKVEAEKNNPQADVWFGGTFDPQAQAAELGLIEPYKSKHIDEIVERFRDPAKTKGHYVSSIYMGILGFGVNTERLAKLGIKEVPKCWKDLTDPRLKGEVQIADPQSAGTAYTALATFVQLWGEKEAFDFLKALHPNVSQYTKSGITPSRNSARGEATIGVGFLHDYALEKRNGAPLELVVPCEGTGYELGGVSILKGARNIDNAKLFVDWALSKEGQELAWKQGDSLQILTNTTAEQSPTAFDPNKLKLINYDFEKYGATEQRKALIEKWVQEVKLAK